DNA sequence from the Chlorocebus sabaeus isolate Y175 chromosome 25, mChlSab1.0.hap1, whole genome shotgun sequence genome:
GGAACATAAGAGTTAagaagcggccgggcgcggtggctcaagcctgtaatcccagcactttgggaggccgagacgggtggatcacgaggtcaggagatcgagaccatcctggctaacacgatgaaaccccgtctctactaaaaaaatacaaaaaactagccgggcgatgtggcggacgcctgtagtcccagctactcaggaggctgaggcgggagaacggcgtgaacccgggaggcggagcttgcagtgagctgagatccggccactgcactccagcctgggcgacagagcaagactccgtctcaaaaaaaaaaaaaaaaaaaaaaaaaaaaagttaagaagcTTATCTAGAATCCTAAAATAAAGGTAGATACAGTTACAGATTcactaataatcttttttttttttttttttttttgagacagtctcgctctgtcacccaggctggagtgcagtgacacaatcacagcccactgcagcctcgacttcctgagctcaagcaatcctctggcctcggcctcccaaagtgctgggatcactggtgtgagccaccacgctcagcaaGCAGAATGCACTAAGGATCTTTGAGGAAGAGATGCCAGTGAGCTTGACGTGAAATGCTACCTGAATTTTAGAAAAGATTATACAGATGgtttttaaaaccacaaagattcgGCAAACACTGGACACTAACATACATTTACACATTCATAAAGAATAATGCAAGCCAAACTATCTTTGTAGTGGGTAGAACTGTGCCTCTAAAAACATATGGCCATGTCCTACTCCTCTTCAGAACCTGTGATTATGATCTTACTTAGAAAAGGATCTTTATGGCACAATTAAACATCTCAAGAGGAGATCATCCCAGATTCAGGGTGGGCCCTAAAGCCAcgagaaaggcagagggaaacGTGAGGCTCAGGGACACAGGGATGAAAGCCATGTTAAGACGGAGGCACAGATTATAGTTATGCAACACACCACAAGCCAAGGAAACTCTTAGAGCCACCTTCTGGTCACAGGCAAAGGATTCTCCCCCAGAGCcctcagagggagcatggccctgccaacaatttgattttggacttctggactACAGAACtataaaagaatacatttctgttgattGAAGTCACCacgtttgtggtaatttgttagagtGGCCTTAGAAACGAATACATACAATCCTCACTTTTTTGTTGATAGACAAAGGTTTGCAGGACATGGGGGAGGTTACAGAAATGGAATAGCAACGAATTTGTCAAAGCCATTATGACATGCTtgtcaataaattaaaaacatctggggctgggtacaatggctcacgcctgtagtcccagcactttgggaggccaaggcgggtggatcatgaggtcagaagatcaagaccatcctggctaacacagtgaaaccccgtctctactaaaaatacaaaaaactaggcagacgtggtggcaggcgcctgtagtcccagctactcaggaggctgaggcagaagatggcgtgaacacaggaggcagagcttgcaatgagccaagattgcaccactgcactccagcctggatgacagagcaagactccgtctcaaaaaaaaaaaaattaaaaacatttggagGAGAAACCACACCTCCCTTGAGGACTGAATTTTGGGTCAGATTTACAAGTTCAGTCTGAAAAGGATTACTGCTCAGAAAAATCAAATTGCTTTTCCACCAGCATTGCTTTTCCTCAAGAGCAagaatttcaatatattttgttcactgctatatctcAGTGCCTACAACTGTGGCTAGCACATAACAGGAATGCCAAAAAGAGTTGCTGAAAGGGTTAACTCAGCAGGCCTGTGTTTATTAAACCCTGCACATTCTCAAGAAAGTCCTATTTTCACCACTGGCAGTTGGCTGGCTCCTGAGGATTGAGCAATTAGAATATTCTGCCTGATCAGAGTGTTTTTGCATACCTCAAGTCTTGAACCACTGCTGTACCAAGTTTTCCCGACAAATCGCAAGTTTATACTAGCGATGTGATTGATGGTGAATACCTGCTTTTCACTGGAGGTTTAGAACTTGAATAACTAAGGTCAGTCTATAGGCCTACATGACTGATAAGGGCTATATGCTGTCTTGGGTCCTGTGAGTCCTTTTGGCAAATCTGCAGGCCTAAGGATAGTCAGGCATTCCCGCCACAGTCTAAAAAGCTACTCACCTAATACTACAATACCAGGGGTTTCACCACGTACATACAAGCTAACCAACTCATTACCTTTGTGCTCTTGTTATGATCTGgcgtcaattttctttttttatttctgctgtgaAATTCTACCACTTCTACTTGTTCCCTATTGTTCTTTAGGGAAGAGGGATGAACTGCAGCAGCAAGGATCTCTGGTTCTGAAGAGGGACCTGTGGGGGTCCCAGCAGGAGCACAATGCTGCTCTTCTCTAAGTTCCTTGAAGAAGTTTGAAGCACTCTTCCTCTGGCCTCTTACGGGAGAACCAGGTAGGGGAGATGGCTCTGCTGCCAAGGccgctgcagcctccacatctctcttcttgttttcccttttctttatgATCttcttctgttctgtttcaccTTCCGTATCTCCTGTTTGTTCAAAcacaggaaggaaaataaatattttcagtcttAGCTATCATCAATATCAAATCATATGAATGTACCTGTATATATGAACTTGTATATATTCCAGGGCTATATGCACCTAGAAgcacacacaaagaaataaactatttgtTTTCCTTCAAATAAGAGTGTATCTGCAAAATGCAGAGAATCCAAAATGTGGTCATCTTTTCCTAGGTAACTATATTTATGTCTTCGACCCTTATTAGTACAATCACTTTAGTCCCCACCTTGGTCCTTACTCAAAGTGTCATCACAGCAATAGTCCCCAGGGCTGGTAATCCCAATTGGCTTTATACTAAAAATATCAGGCACTGCAGCCACTGTTTCTTTTTAACACTCTCTGGGTTATAGGAACATGGAATAGTCTTCCTATTTTCTTTCACAGTTAGGAATTAAGATGAACCTAAGACAACTAGCTCAATTTGAAtgcctttgttttctattaaattcTCTTATTTACTCTATATTTCACTTGTTCAGACTCTAACCAGTCACCTGAAAGTTCTAAACAGAAGCCTAGGCATCCTTACTCACATGCATTACAAATACTACAGAGCTCTCTAAATTACCAGCTGTTGATTTATGCTTGCTACTATTTGCTTAATCTTTTACACAATAAACATTTAAGAGCCAACTAAACTTTGGCATTaaggatataaaaatgaatagacACATTCAATGCCTTCAGAGTTCCTACCATGATTTCCAGCCTGTGTTgacataaattatattattttgcagAATAATCTTTTCCTCTAGATTTTAAACTTCTCAAGGTCAGAGACTAAGTCTTCTCTGTCCTCCAGTATGTCCAAGGGCACAGAAATACTGGTGAATACAAGCGTGGGGTCTGGGGCTAGAATCAGAATCCAGGCTCTGCAAAAATTACCAGTTAAGACAACCTGTATCAGGTTTCATGAACCTCTAGTACTTGTTTTCACATTTGCAATCATGGGATTTATGACAGTGTCTATTTCatgaagttaaaaattaaattagcaaatacatgaaaagcaTGTGGTATATGGCAAGTTCTCaatacttttaattattattcctACGGTTTAGGTGAGCTTAGAATTTTGAGCAGtcgtttcaaaataaaaatagcttttaaaatatcaCGCTGTAAATTTAAGAAATGTGTGTTGTCCTGAAATCTAATGATTTTCCTTAGTGCATGTGCAAAGGGTGTCACCTTCTTCCGGGCAAGCTCTTCAGAGTATGAGGCACTGTCTTACTACTGACATGCCATGCGACTTTAATGggctcttttattttccttttcccccatCAAGATAAAGAACGGAGAGTAAAAGGTTGGCgcacttgttaaaaaaaaaaaaaaaaaaaaaaaaaaggccgggcgcggtggctcacgactgtgaGCACTTTGGgcggcggaggtgggcggatcacaaggtcaggagatcgagaccatcctggctaacacggcgaaaccctatctctactgaaaatacaaaaaattagccgggtgtggtggtgcgcgcctgtagtcccagttactcggaggctgaggcaggagaatggcgtaaacccggggggcggagcttgcagtgagccgagatcgcgccgctgcactccagcctgggcgacagagcaagactccgtttcaaaaaaaaaaaaaaaaagttggaaaaggACAACTCGCCAAGGGCTATGTCTCTGGCGAGGGACACACAAGGATGAAGCTGGTGAATTATCCAACAGGCCCGAGGCCCCAGAGCGAAATGACACTATCGCACCAAGGTCAGGCAGGTCTTGGGGGTGGCATGGGGAAAGGGGACTTCCCAGAGCTCAAGAAAACGTGGAAAAGTGGGCTACTTCGAGAGTCCAAGGTCCTGTGTGCACTGCCCGCGTTAAATCGGAAAGCCTTGGTGCTTCCTACAAGAAAGTACGACGGTCCCCACACTTGGGGACGAGTTGGAAGGTCTGATGAATAACTCGACAGAGCCCGGTCAAGGGGTGACTTCCGATGGAGAAATGTGTTCTGCATCCGCTACTGGAACCAGGTGGGACGAAGTTACGGGTGCTTGACATGCAAGAACCTTTAGCCTCAAAGCAGAGGCCAATCCAGCACAGGCCGCACAGGAGAACCACGTTCCTCAGATCTGCTCTCCACGTGGGCTCCTGGGACCCCACACTCACCGAAGTCGTAAAGGTTCTGGAGCAGAGCGTCAAGAAGTGTCGGAGAACTGGGAAGTGTGGAGGACCCCGGGCCTTGCTCCTGCGACATTGTGGGATCAACCAAGGAATCAAACCTCATTCTGCCGCGCGGCGTCCCCGCTTCCGGGTTCCGCGACTCCGCGCATGCGCCGTAGGGCCCTGCGCGGCTTCCGTCCTGGCTGAGATGGCGGCGCCCGGGGTCCTGTGGTGCGACTGCAGAGGGTGCCGCCGCCCTAGGCGAAGTAGGGCCGTCCTGCGCGAAAGAACCGCCCCCAGCAGCAGCACCACCACTGCTTAGCAAAGAATCCCAGACCCCGCCCGGGACGGCAGCCGCAGCATGGAGGCTCCCAGTTCATCTAACTCTTATTTCTCCGTTGGCCCAACCAGTCCCAGCGCTGTCGTGCTCCTCTACTCGGTAGGCGCCCAGGGAAAAGAGGCCCAGAGCGGAGCTGCGCGAGATAGTACCCCTTTCTCCCACTCACTATTCCTCCGGCCCAAGACCCTTGCCCAAAAGAGCTGGCCCCCTAGGCTCCCGAGGAGGGGTTAGTTGGTTGGGTTGGTTTCCAGGACAACAGTGTATCGTTGTGTGTCGGTGTGTGCATGCTTTTGGAAGTTTCTACCGATTATGGTTCCTTTGGTTCCTTTCcacttattctttctctttctttctatcaGGCCCTGGGCCTTCAGAAAGCTCCTGGACGCGGGAATGAGGGATGAGAATTGGAGTCTCCCCATCTCTAGCGAGGGCGTGTCTAGCTACCTTTTGGGCAAACCTGAGAAACCTGCGGGTCTGACCCGCCCTGAGATAGCCTGTGGCTCCGCACCCCGCTCTTTGCTGCTGTTATATTCCTGGGAGTAAAGCACTTGGCTTGTATGTGGGGATAGAGTTTTAAACACTTTAATGTAGGAAAATTTAGAACTTCCAGACATTtttattgcctgtttttgtctTCCAGTCATTATTGTACCTTTTTCACAAATCATTTTGGAGGCCCGCCAGCGCCACCCAGCTTCTCTCCCgcttgcctttttttcccccaacccccTCTTCCTCTCTTGGTTTTAACCGGTCTTTTTTGCTGGCAGATGTTGGTCACCCACGATTTTCATGAAGAAATTATGAGATGGAAGTTTTATAGCCTTCAGGATTGCACAGTCCTGGGGCAActgatttggtttttgtttgtttcttgtttttaaccACTAAATTGGTTTTTAGCTACTTTAGGAGGAAGTAAAATAATTCGTTTTAAAAGCATATTAGCATGTCCTGGTGATTAGTGTCCGGTTTGGGCTTAAATGTAGTGTTCATTTGTGCAGAAAGGTCAAAACAGGGTTAACACGACAGAGCAAGATAAACACCCCAGTTTCGAAAGAGAATATGGCTTTCTTCAAATTGAGACACCAATATTCTTTGGAACATGGAGAAACTTCTGTTCCCTCTCTATCAAGACCTTTCGGTTTCTGATTGCTAACTGCCTATAAGGCTTATTATTTAAATCTGTCTCTACATTGATCTTCCCCACAGTTCTGTGGTGGATATCAACTTTGTTTCCTGACTGCTACTCCAGAGCAGGCATGAAGGGAAAAGGGTTGCTATGCAGATCCAGCTTTTAACATGTAGCTTTTTACGCTCTCAACTGGTTTGTGAATTGGctggaattttcattttgtacGTTAAAGGaaggagttggttttttgttgttgtttttttttttttttttactttccccTTCACCAACGATTCTTTAATAAAACTTGAGTCCACTTTTTCATGTGAAAAACTATGACAGTTGGATCTGAGCATTCTGTAGTTCTGATGCTGGACAGCAACCCTCTAGTTCTCCCTACTGTTTTGTGACTGGATAACCTTTACTTCCATGGTAACCTTACTTTCTCTTAGTACTTCAGGCTGTTTTTATTTCCCCAGCTACACTGTTATTGTGTAATACTCTGATCTAAAAGTAGCATTTTAGAAACATATAAGATACTGCTGATTACAGCAAACATTAGGAATATATACAGTATCCTAACCATTATTCTGAGTTTCTGAGATATAGAAGTTACAGATCCAGGCTCTGCCTTTAAGGGCACAAGAAGtcataaaagtaaacaaataattacagttAAGTAGGATAAGGGCAATGATTGCAGCATGCATAGCGTGTTGTGGGAGTGACAAGAAGGGGCACCTGACCAGTTTGGGTACTTggagaaggtttctaagaaaaggtgacatctgagctgatcttccttttttttttttttttttttttgagacagtcttgctctgttgccaagctggagaaCGGTGGCTcgatcctggttcactgcaacctccgtctccagggctcaagcaattctcctgccttagcctcccgagtagctggaattttaggcacacgccaccatgccctgctaatgtttgtatttttagtaaagacaaggacccactgtgtcggccaggctgggcttgaactcctgacctcaagtgatctagtcacctcccaaagtgctggaattacaggcatgagccactgtgcctggcctgagctGAGTTTTTGAGCTGTGAATGGCAGATGAGGGAGAGGAAAACTGTCCTAGACATTGATGTAAGAAAACTATTCCCTTGCATATTTGGGGTTAGAATTAGTTAGGTTTGGGTGGAAGAAAGGAGATATGAG
Encoded proteins:
- the FSAF1 gene encoding 40S small subunit processome assembly factor 1 isoform X1, which gives rise to MRFDSLVDPTMSQEQGPGSSTLPSSPTLLDALLQNLYDFGDTEGETEQKKIIKKRENKKRDVEAAAALAAEPSPLPGSPVRGQRKSASNFFKELREEQHCAPAGTPTGPSSEPEILAAAVHPSSLKNNREQVEVVEFHSRNKKRKLTPDHNKSTKQTESSVLETDVDIQEFNLEKARLEVHRFGITGYGKGKERILEQERAIMLGAKPPKKSYVNYKVLQEQIKEKKAAKEEEKRLAQETDIFKKKKRKGQEDRKSKKKKSAPSILSNGRIGQVGKFKNGTLILSPVDIKKINSSRVAK
- the FSAF1 gene encoding 40S small subunit processome assembly factor 1 isoform X2, which translates into the protein MRFDSLVDPTMSQEQGPGSSTLPSSPTLLDALLQNLYDFGDTEGETEQKKIIKKRENKKRDVEAAAALAAEPSPLPGSPVRGQRKSASNFFKELREEQHCAPAGTPTGPSSEPEILAAAVHPSSLKNNREQVEVVEFHSRNKKRKLTPDHNKSTKTESSVLETDVDIQEFNLEKARLEVHRFGITGYGKGKERILEQERAIMLGAKPPKKSYVNYKVLQEQIKEKKAAKEEEKRLAQETDIFKKKKRKGQEDRKSKKKKSAPSILSNGRIGQVGKFKNGTLILSPVDIKKINSSRVAK